Proteins encoded in a region of the Pseudomonas shahriarae genome:
- a CDS encoding response regulator transcription factor produces the protein MHAPHPLPAARRILAVEDDPLLAAHLHSHLGQRGFEVTLRQDGGGIVELARTQDFDLILMDIMLPGSSGLEVLAQLRRHQRVPVILMSALGAEQDRITGFSQGADDYLPKPFSMLEMDVRIDAILRRVAYEHEVPGTARNEDPQLTFDEQRTDVHLDEQWADLTTTEYRVLETLVAHADEVLTKAFLYQQVMHRAYSRHDRSLDMHVSRIRRKLQAIGYTAGRVETVRSTGYMLTRLEP, from the coding sequence ATGCACGCCCCCCACCCGCTCCCCGCTGCGCGCCGCATCCTTGCCGTCGAGGATGACCCGTTGCTCGCCGCCCACCTGCACAGCCACCTGGGCCAGCGTGGCTTCGAGGTCACGTTGCGCCAGGATGGTGGAGGGATTGTCGAGTTGGCGCGTACCCAGGATTTCGACCTGATCCTGATGGACATCATGCTGCCCGGCAGCAGCGGCCTGGAGGTGCTCGCGCAACTGCGGCGGCATCAACGGGTACCGGTGATCCTGATGTCGGCCCTCGGTGCCGAGCAGGACCGCATCACCGGTTTCAGCCAGGGCGCCGACGATTACCTGCCCAAGCCGTTCAGCATGTTGGAGATGGATGTGCGCATCGACGCGATCCTGCGCCGGGTGGCCTATGAACATGAGGTGCCTGGCACGGCGCGCAATGAAGATCCGCAACTGACGTTCGACGAACAGCGCACGGATGTGCACCTGGATGAACAGTGGGCCGACCTGACTACCACCGAATACCGCGTCCTGGAAACCCTGGTGGCCCATGCCGACGAGGTGCTGACCAAGGCATTCCTGTATCAGCAGGTCATGCACCGCGCCTATTCGCGGCATGATCGCAGCCTGGACATGCATGTCAGCCGTATCCGCCGCAAGTTGCAGGCCATCGGCTACACCGCCGGGCGCGTGGAAACGGTCAGGAGCACAGGCTATATGCTGACCCGGCTGGAGCCATGA
- a CDS encoding cysteine hydrolase family protein, whose translation MYALLILDMQVGLVHGPEKPWRCEALLETLNSLMDKARHAGAPIFLARHIGPVGSPIEPGSPLTKVVPQLKLLGGERVFEKRRPNAFESTDLADQLRTCGASGVVVTGMKTQYCVDSTCRAARDLGFDAVLIADGHTCSDTPVMKAEHIVAHHNATLDGPFCQLVRAEEWRF comes from the coding sequence ATGTACGCCCTGTTGATTCTCGATATGCAAGTCGGGCTAGTTCACGGCCCGGAAAAACCATGGCGCTGCGAAGCGTTGTTGGAAACACTCAATAGCCTGATGGATAAGGCCCGCCACGCCGGTGCGCCGATTTTTCTGGCGCGCCATATCGGGCCAGTGGGCTCGCCCATCGAACCCGGCAGCCCGCTGACGAAGGTGGTACCGCAACTGAAGTTGCTCGGTGGCGAAAGGGTGTTCGAAAAGCGTCGGCCCAACGCTTTTGAGTCGACCGACCTGGCTGACCAGTTGCGCACATGCGGCGCTAGCGGTGTAGTGGTCACCGGGATGAAAACGCAATACTGCGTTGACAGCACCTGCCGTGCTGCCCGTGACCTTGGCTTCGATGCGGTACTTATCGCCGATGGCCATACCTGTTCGGACACTCCCGTGATGAAAGCCGAGCATATCGTCGCTCATCACAATGCCACGCTGGATGGGCCGTTCTGCCAACTGGTTAGGGCCGAGGAGTGGCGCTTCTAG
- a CDS encoding secretin and TonB N-terminal domain-containing protein produces MWLPLPGVQAGEPPLLRLDLPAQDLAPALEAFSRATGMAVLVDRELSDGRRSMSVHGHYSAQQALGLLLTGSGLMARYARSDAFTLQVPEVSQPLASRGVSPRNAARLNRSYASAVQQAVEASLCRSPLTRPGSFRALVQVWVNRDGLIEHSRLVSSTGDVLRDEALVRSLGSTWIERPAPSSMRLPLTLLLMPDTTGKRMECTARQGASGA; encoded by the coding sequence ATGTGGCTGCCACTGCCCGGGGTGCAAGCGGGGGAGCCGCCGTTGTTGCGCCTGGATCTGCCTGCGCAAGACCTGGCGCCCGCCCTGGAAGCTTTCAGCCGGGCCACCGGGATGGCTGTGCTGGTGGACCGCGAGTTGAGCGATGGACGACGTTCGATGAGTGTGCACGGGCACTACAGCGCCCAGCAGGCCCTGGGCCTGTTACTGACAGGGAGTGGCCTGATGGCACGTTACGCACGCAGTGATGCATTCACCCTGCAGGTGCCTGAAGTCAGCCAACCGCTGGCCAGTCGCGGGGTGTCGCCACGTAACGCCGCACGGCTCAACCGCAGTTATGCCAGCGCCGTGCAGCAGGCCGTCGAAGCCAGCCTGTGCCGTTCACCCTTGACCCGCCCCGGCAGTTTTCGGGCGCTGGTGCAGGTCTGGGTCAACCGTGACGGATTGATTGAACACAGCCGCCTGGTCAGCTCCACCGGCGATGTACTGCGTGATGAAGCGCTGGTGCGCAGCCTCGGCAGCACCTGGATAGAGCGCCCGGCACCCAGCTCGATGCGGTTGCCGTTGACCCTGCTTTTAATGCCCGATACCACAGGAAAACGCATGGAATGCACAGCACGGCAAGGAGCTTCCGGGGCATGA
- a CDS encoding RNA polymerase sigma factor: protein MKDTGHTPMVRLFLASYEDFKVRLRKRLGSEDLANDVLHETYLRVDRMDMPANLQQPNAYLYRMALNIAADRRQADARLLTGSEVEELLNISDEALDPSRVVGGQKEIQSLLKALYELPARRRKILIAARLEEAPHLEISQRFGISTRMVEKEIKAALGHCAQRLERKVIQRFGPGAGKPS, encoded by the coding sequence ATGAAGGATACCGGGCACACGCCAATGGTCAGGTTGTTCCTGGCCTCCTACGAGGACTTCAAGGTGCGTTTGCGCAAGCGCCTGGGGTCGGAGGATCTGGCCAATGACGTCCTGCATGAAACCTACCTGCGGGTCGACCGCATGGACATGCCGGCGAACCTGCAACAACCCAATGCCTATCTGTACCGCATGGCCCTGAACATTGCGGCCGACCGGCGCCAGGCCGATGCCCGCCTGCTGACCGGCAGCGAAGTCGAGGAGTTGCTCAATATCAGCGATGAAGCCCTGGACCCCTCGCGGGTGGTGGGTGGCCAGAAAGAAATCCAGTCCCTGCTCAAAGCCCTCTACGAACTGCCTGCCCGGCGGCGCAAGATCCTTATCGCCGCGCGCCTGGAGGAAGCGCCACACCTGGAAATCTCCCAGCGTTTCGGCATTTCCACACGCATGGTCGAGAAGGAAATCAAGGCCGCCCTGGGGCATTGCGCCCAGCGTCTGGAAAGAAAAGTCATCCAGCGGTTCGGTCCCGGCGCCGGAAAACCGTCTTAG
- a CDS encoding FecR family protein yields MNIFSFPTARDTPDSRLHGEARDWLVLLTSGQATVADAKALRQWCAQSPEHAQAFEQAKRLWQQLTPALTEAQAPRHFGRRAFLGGALAASAALVMVHISVPGGFAGLGADYHTAVGEQRRVDLREGISLELNTQTRISRREQGIELLEGEVEVQVAQPLTVQAGAGWLSASQARFNVRNTDHSVCVTCIEGWLAVEVQGRSVRLDSGRQLTYDAAGLGPVVTVDTDAVIAWREQVLVFNNATLDTVIDEINRYRPGMLVLLNRELGKRRVQARFSLEQLPGVALLIRDAYGAKCTELPGGVVLLS; encoded by the coding sequence TTGAATATTTTTAGCTTTCCCACTGCCCGGGATACGCCCGACAGCCGATTGCACGGTGAAGCGCGCGACTGGCTGGTCCTCCTGACCTCGGGCCAGGCAACCGTGGCCGATGCCAAGGCCCTGCGCCAGTGGTGCGCCCAGAGCCCCGAGCATGCCCAGGCCTTCGAACAGGCCAAGCGACTGTGGCAACAATTGACCCCGGCGCTGACCGAGGCCCAGGCCCCCCGGCACTTTGGCCGAAGGGCGTTCCTCGGCGGGGCGCTTGCGGCCTCGGCGGCCCTGGTGATGGTGCACATCAGCGTGCCCGGTGGTTTTGCCGGCTTGGGCGCCGACTACCACACCGCAGTGGGCGAGCAGCGGCGGGTGGACTTGCGCGAGGGCATCAGCCTGGAGCTCAACACCCAGACCCGCATCAGCCGGCGCGAGCAGGGCATCGAATTGCTTGAAGGCGAGGTCGAGGTGCAGGTGGCACAGCCGCTGACCGTACAGGCAGGGGCGGGCTGGCTGAGCGCGAGCCAGGCGCGCTTCAATGTGCGCAACACCGACCACAGTGTGTGCGTGACCTGCATTGAAGGCTGGCTGGCGGTTGAAGTGCAGGGGCGCAGCGTGCGCCTGGACAGCGGGCGCCAGTTGACCTACGACGCGGCCGGGCTGGGCCCCGTGGTGACGGTGGACACCGACGCCGTGATCGCCTGGCGGGAACAGGTGCTGGTATTTAATAACGCCACACTGGATACGGTGATCGACGAGATCAACCGCTACCGCCCAGGGATGTTGGTATTGCTCAACCGCGAACTGGGCAAGCGCCGGGTGCAGGCGCGCTTCAGTCTCGAACAACTGCCGGGCGTGGCGTTGCTGATCCGCGATGCCTATGGGGCCAAATGCACGGAACTGCCGGGCGGGGTGGTGTTGCTCAGCTAG